TGTTCTCCGGTCCCAGCACTCACAGCCAGTTTCTAACTATGCCCGTGGCGCTCCCAGTGCCGGTATGTACGACACGATTCTGGTACCCATCGACGGGAGCGACGGTGCCAACCGGGCGACCGAACACGCTCTCGAACTCGCCGAGCGGTTCGGAGCGACGCTGTACTCGATTTTCGTCGTCGACACCCGCCTGTACGGCGAACCCGGACTGAGCAGCACCGAACTGGTGATCGACGAGATCGAAGACACCGGTCACGGCTATCTCAAGACGCTCTCGGAACGCGCCGAACGCGAGGGCATCGAGGTCGTAACCCGAAACTGTCACGGCGTGCCCCATCAGGAAATCATCGCCTACGCCGACGAGGTCGACGCCGACGCCATCGTGATGGGATTCGAGGGCAAGACCCACTCGAAGGGTAACATCGGCAGCGTCGTCGAGCGCGTCCTCCGGGACGCCAGCCGACCCGTCTTCGCGGTCTAGCCCTCGCCGACGACTTCCGCCACGCTCTCGGCGATGTCCTCTTCGGCCCGCCACAGGTAGAGACTCGCGTAGCTCCGATACGGTCGCCAGCGTTCGGACTCCTCGACCATCTCCGCTCGCGTCAGGTCGGCGTCGAAGAGGGTGGTCATTCCCTTCCTGATTCCGAGGTCTCCGACCGGGAACACGTCCTCGCGGCCGAGCGAGAAGATCAGTTGCATGTCGGCCGTCCACGCGCCGACGCCGGTCACGTCGGTCAACTCGGCACGTACCGCGTCGTCGTCCATCCCCTCGAAGTGGGCCTTGCTCCAGCCACGCTGCTCGAAGGCCCAGGCGACGTTGTTGACGTAGCGGGTCTTCTGCCGGGAGAGGCCGGCGTCCTGGAGCAGGTCGTCGTCGGCGTCCCGAATCCCCGCGGGTGTCACCTCGACGGCGTCGAACAGCCGTTCCCGGGTCGCGGCCGCCGAGGCCATCGACACCTGCTGGCGGAGGATCGAGGTCACGAACCGCTGGAAGAAGTCCTCGGCCGGCTCGATGCGCAGGCGACCGTGGGCCTCGATCAGCGGCCCGAGATACGTGTCGGTCGACAGCTCGTCGTGTGGACTCGTCACGTTCCGGCCAGGGAGCGAGCGGCAAAAGGCGTTTCCTCATACTGCCGGACAGGGGATTTCACATCCGACGGGTGCCGAGAACGACGGTGGCAACCGGTCTCTGCATAGATTCGACGAATGATATTTACGAACTTCTGTCCGGCAGTATCAGCAGTCGGCCAGCCAGTGGGGTTCGGATTCGGCGTCGGCCGTCGGGTTCGGCGTCTCCGCCTCGTCCCCGGCAGCCCGCTCGATGATCTCGGCGGGGACGCCCTTGGCCGTCGCGTCCGCGGGAACGTCCTCGGTGACGACCGAGCCGGCGCCAACGGTCGCGCTCTCGCCCACTGTTATGGCGCCCAGTAGCGTGGCGTTGGCCCCGAGGGTCGCGCAGTCCTCGACCGTCGGGTGGCGTTTCTCCCGGCGCATGGAGTCCCCACCCAGCGTCACGCCGTGGTATATGAGTACGTCGTCGCCGATCTCGGCAGTCTCGCCGATCACGACACCCTGGCCGTGGTCGACGAACAGTCGGCGGCCGATCGTCGCCGCCGGGTGGATCTCGACACCGGTGAGAAACCGGGCGACCTCCGAGAGCGCCCGGGCTGTCAGCCGGTGGTCGCCGGTCCAGAGGGCGTGTGCGATGCGGTAGAGCCAGACGGCGTGGAGGCCCGGATACAGCAGGGCGACCTCCAGTGCGCTCTTGGCCGCTGGGTCTTTCGCGAGTGCGGTGCGTACGTCTTCGACGACGTGTTTCCTGATATTGTCGAGTCGGTCGAACATTGTGGTATTTGGTTTCGGCGGGTCGACGACCGGTGCGTCCAGCGGGTCGAGAAGGGAGTCAGCACCGGCAACAGCCACGCCGGTCGGCGAGGCTGGTTTCGGGCGAACTGGTCGTACGCGAACGCTGGACGCGCATGATACGATACCTCGTCGCCGCCGAAGTATAAATGCTATCCGGAACGGATACGACCGACGGGCGCGTCGGATCCCGCTTCGCTCGCCGACGGACCTCCTCCGGGATTTTGCGCCGTTTGCCGGGATATCCGAAGTCCATGCGGGTCTCTCCCACCGATAATCACCGCTGGTCGATCGAATCTGATACGGACTCTCAGTGTATCGAAAAAAGCGAGTCGGTGACTGCCGATTTACGACATGCCCTTGCCGAGCAGTTCGCGGGCGATGATGTTCTTCTGGATCTCGGTGGTTCCCTCGTAGATCTGGGTGATCTTGGCGTCGCGGTAGAACCGCTCGACCGGGAAGTCGTCGACGTAGCCGGATCCGCCGTGGATCTGGACGGCCTCGTTGGCCACGTCCACGGCCACGCGGGAGCCGTACTCCTTGGCCATGGAGGCGAGTTTGGTGACCTGCTCGCCCTGGTCGACTTTCCAGGCGGCCTTGTAGGTCAGGTTCCGGGCGGCCTCGATGTCGGTGTAGGCTTCGGCGAGTTTGTGCTGGATGGCCTGGAACTCGGAGATGGGCTGGCCGAACTGCTCGCGCTCCTGGGCGTAGTCGAGGGCTGCGTCGGCCGCACCCTTGGCGATCCCGACGCCCTGCGCAGCGACGCCGACGCGGGTGGCGTCGAAGAACTGCATCTGCTGGAGGAAGCCCATGCCCTCGGTCCCGACGAGGTTCTCCTCGGGCACGCGCACGTCGTCGAAGATCAGTTCCGCGGTGTCGCTGGCGCGGATGCCGAGTTTGCCCTTGATCTTGTCGGCCTCGAAGCCGTCGCGGTCGGCCTCGACGATGATCTGGGAGAAGCCGTTGTAGCGGCCGTCGGCGTCGGGGTCGGTCTGACAGAGGACGACGAAGAAGTCGCCGACCGTCCCGTTCGAGATCCACATCTTGTTGCCGTTGATGACGTACTCGTCGCCGTCCTTCTCGGCGCGTGTCGAGATGGAGGAGACGTCAGAACCGGCGTGGGGCTCGGAGATGGCCGCGCCGGAGATCTTCTCCCCTTTCGCGACCGGTTCGAGGAACTCCTCTTTTTGCTCTTCGGTCCCGAACTCCTGAATCGCCTCGGTCCCGAACGAGGACGCGACGATACAGAACCCGATGCCGGGGTCGATGGCGAACAGCTCCTCGACGATGATCATGTTCTCGAGGATCGAGTAGCCGGCACCGCCGTACTCGACGGGGATGGACGCGCCGAGCAGGCCCATCTCGTTGGCCTTGTCCATGACCTCGTGGGGATACTTCTCCTCGCGGTCGTACTCGTTCGCGACTGGTTCGATCTCGTTTTCGCCGAACCGGCGGATTTCCTTCCGGATCTGGTCTATGCCCTCTGGTAGTTCAAAATCCATACGCCATCGTGAGGTCTTATGGAACATAATTGTTTGTGATCAGTCTACAACGCACGAACCGTTGTAAGCGAACGGCCGGTTTTCGCTTACAGATGTTCCCGGCGAGAGTAAACGATAGACACTCTGTAATCCGTTTCTGCGGCCAAAGAAAAACGTTGAAAGGGGCAGGCAGAGAGTGTTCCAATGACTCATGCAACTCGAAGACATCGAAACCGTCGCGGTGCTGGGTGCCGGTAACATGGGCCACGGCATCGCCGAGGTCGCCGCCCTCGCGGGATACGACGTGCGCCTGCGCGACATCAAAGAAGAGTTCGTCCAGAGCGGCTACGAGGACATCGAGTGGAGCCTCCAGAAACTGGCCGAGAAAGACCAGCTCACCGACGACGAGGCAGACGCCGCCCTCGACCGGGTCACACCGCTGGTCGACATGGAAGAGGCCGTGGGCGACGTCGACGTTATCATCGAGGCCGTCCCCGAACAGATGGAGATCAAGGAGGACGTCTACGCCGAGGTCGAGGAACACGCCCCCGACCGCACGCTCTTTGCCACCAACACCTCCTCGCTCTCGATCACCGACCTCTCCGAGGTCACCGACCGGGAAGCGCAGTTCTGCGGGATGCACTTTTTCAACCCGCCGATCCGGATGGACCTCGTCGAGGTCATCAACGGCGCCCACACCGACGACGAGACCGTCGACGCCATCGTGGATCTGGCCGAGGACTTCGGCAAGACCCCCGTTCGCGTCCGGAAGGACTCGCCGGGCTTCATCGTCAACCGCATCCTCGTGCCCCTGATGAACGAGGCCTGCTGGATGCTCAGCGAGGACGTGGCCACCGTCGAGGAGATCGACTCCACGACGAAGTACCACATGGGCCTGCCGATGGGCACCTTCGAGCTGGCCGACATGACCGGTATCGACATCTCCTACCACGTGCTGGACTACATGAACGACGTGCTCGGCGACGAGTACGAGCCGGCACCGATCATGCAGGAGAAAGTCGAGGCCGAGGAACTCGGTCAGAAGACCGGCAAGGGCTTCTACGACTACGAGGACGGTGACGGCGCGGACGTCCCGACCGACGAGTACACCGAGGAGGTCGAGGAGCGCCTGAACGCCGCACTCGCCAAGGAGATCGCCAACCTCGTCGGCGGCGACGTCGCCCCGCCCGAGGACATCGACGAGGCCGTCATGATGGGTGCCGGCTTCCCCGAAGGCCCCACGAAGACCATCGACGACTACGGCGTCGAGAAGTGCCTGAACAAACTCGAAGAACTGTACGAGGAGACAGGTGCTGCCCGCTACGAGCCGCCGGAGTACCTCTCCGAGGCCGCCGAGCAGGGCGGCTTCAACGAGGGTGCGGGTGCGGACGAAGACACCGGCCCGGACTTCGAGGTCATCGCCATCGAGCGCATCGACGTGGACGTCCCGGAGGGCCACAACGAGAAGCAGGTCGGCCATATCAAGATCGACCGACCCCACCGGATGAACACGATCAGCCTCGACGTGCTGGACGAACTCGACCAGGCACGCGAGATCTTCGAAGAGGAGGAGCAGGTCCGCGCCATCCTGATCACCGGCGAGGGTGACAAGGCGTTCTCGGCCGGGGCCGACGTGCAGTCGATGGCCACCAGCGCCGACCCGCTCTCGGCACAGGAACTCTCGGTTCAGGGGCAGTCCACCTTCGGCGGACTGGAAGAGAGCCCGCTCCCGGTCGTCGCCGGCATCGACGGCTTCTGTCTCGGCGGTGGGATGGAGCTCTCGATGTGTACCGACATCCGGATCGCCTCCGAGCGCTCCGAGTTCGGCCAGCCCGAACTCGACCTCGGGCTGCTGCCCGGCTGGGGCGGTACCCAGCGTCTCGCCAACGTCATCGGCGAGGGCCCCGCCAAGGAGATCATCATGACCGCCGAGCGCTACGACGCCGAGGAGATGGAAGACTTCGGCTTCCTGCGCGACGTGGTCTCGAAGGACGACCTGTTCGACGAGGCGCTCGAACTCGCCGAACAGCTCGCCCAGGGCCCGCCGGTCGCCCAGAAGATGACCAAGCGCGCCATGCTGAAGGGCCGCGACGACACCGAAGCCGGGCTGGAAGTCGAGTCCCAGGCCTTCGGCCACCTCATCGGCACCGACGACGTCATGGAGGGCATGACGGCGTTCATGGGCGACGGTGAGCCCGATTTCGAAGGTAACTGAAAAAATCGGGCGAACGTCGTTAGACCGCAGGTCTAACGGAAGTGTGCCCGATTTCGAGGGTCAGTAACTCCGAGCCGATACCCGCGACTTTTCTTTCGTCGATGGATCGACGCCGACACCGCTCGTCTCACTGAGCTACTGCACTCGACTTGGGCCACCCGATACAGGTACACCACCTGCGCCCTCTGTGAGTGATCCCCACTCCGCCTCCGAAAAGCAGGGTTTATTACCGAACCCCTCTCAGCTATGAATGCGCACCGTTGGTGTAGTCCGGCCAATCATCTTGGCCTTTCGGCCGCGAAATTCGGTGTCACCCGACGCGGGAAGACAGCCGAGGACCAGGGTTCAAATCCCTGACGGTGCACTTCTGGCGCTCACAACCCGTGAGCGGTGAATGCGACTTGTCGGGATTTGAATCACGCAAACGCGAGCGATAGCGAGCGTTTGCCATCGGGTTCGAATCCCTGCCGGTGCATTCCGTTCGCGACGATATGGCTCGATAGCGACCGGTTCTGTACCGCAGTCTCCCAGCAGCGTTCGGGATCCAAAAACTGTCAGGGAAAGGGACTTTTGGTCCGATATCAGTGGCCGAGGCGCACGTGCTGAGTCCCGAAAATGACCTGCTTGAGCGCGCATGCGGCCACGCGCGTTTCGAGTCGCATCAACGACCCGGGCATATTTAACGACTGACGCGATACCACAATGCATGACCCCACCTGATATCGAGGCGATCAGAGAGACCGAGCAGGAGTATACCGACGAGGTGATCGAGGACAACACCATTCCGGAGATGTTCGAGGACGCGGTCGAGCGGTATCCGGACAACGAGGCCCAGATGTACAAGGGTGGGATCTACTCGCGGTCGCTCACGCCCGAGATCATCGACGAGCCGGAGCCGGGGGAGTACACGTCACTCAGCTACGAGGAGATGCGCGGGCTCGTCCGACGGCTGGCTGCGGGCTTTCGAGAACTCGGCGTCGAGCAGGACGACCGCGTCGGGATCATGTCGAACCCGCGCATGGAGTGGGCGCTCTCGGACTTCGGACTGCTGGCCGCCGGCGGGACGGTCACGACGGTCTACACGGAGTCCTCGCCCAAACAGATCAAGTATCTGCTCAACGACCCCGGTGCGACCGGGGTGGTCGTCGAGAACGAGTACCTGCTCGACCGTATCGTGAAGGTCCAGGACGAACTCAGCCTGGAGTTCGTCGTCGTCATCGACGAACTGGAGAAATACGAGGACGTCGACCAGATCCACACGCTCTCGGAGGTCTACGAACTCGGCGACCAGGGGTTCGACGAGGACGAGTACTGGTCGTGGATCGAACAGCAGGACATGCACGATCTGGCGAGTCTGATCTACACCTCCGGGACGACGGGCAAACCGAAGGGGGTCAAACTCACCCACCACAATTTCCGGGCGAACATCAACCAGCTCCGCAAACGCACCGGACCCCGACCCGACAAGGACGACGACGTGCCCTCAGTCTCCGAAGGCCGGACGTCCATCTCCTTCCTGCCGCTGGCACACGTCTTCGAGCGGACCACGGGTCACTTCCTGATGTTCGCCTGCGGGGCGACCGTCGGGTACGCGGAGAGCACGGACACGGTCAGCGAGGACATCCAGAAGATCAAACCGCAGGGCGGGTCCAGCGTCCCCCGGGTCTACGAGCGCATCTTCGACGAGATGCGCGAGCAAGCCAGCGGCTCGGACACGAAAGAGCGAATCTTCGAGTGGGCCGTCGACGTGGCCCGGAACTACGCCCGGACGGACAGTCCCGGGCTGGGACTGAAGATCAAGCGCTCGATCGCCAACCAGCTCGTGTTCAAACAGGTCAAAGAGGAACTCGGCGGGAACATCGACTTCTTCGTCAGTGGCGGTGGGAGTCTCAGCGAGGATCTCGCGGACCTGTTCAAGGGCATGGGCATCCCTATCTTCGAGGGATACGGCCTGACCGAGGCCGCGCCGGTGGTGTCGGTGAATCTCCCGGAGAGCCTCGAAACCGGGACGCTCGGGCCGCCGCTGCCCGACGTCGAGGTCAAGATCGACGAGTCACAGGTCGCCGACGACCAGTTCGAGGACGTGGAGGGCGAGATCGGCGAACTCCTCGTGAAGGGTCCGAACGTCACGGAAGGCTACTGGGAGATGCCGGAGAAGACCGAGGAGGCCTTCACGGCCGACGGCTGGTTCAAGACCGGCGACATCGTCGAACGGACCGAAAACGATTACCTCACCTACCACGACCGGCTGAAGAACCTGCTGGTGCTGGACACGGGGAAAAACGTCGCGCCCGAGCCAATCGAGGACGAGTTCTCGACCTCCTCGCGCGTCGAGCAGATCATGGTGATGGGCGACGACGAGAAGTTCATCAGCGCCCTGGTCGTCCCGAACTTCGACGCCATCGCTCGGTGGGCACAGAACCGCAACATCGACCTCCCGAACTCGAAGGAGGAGATCTGTGAGGACGAGCGCGTCCGCGAGTGGGTCAACGAGGACGTGCAACTGGTCAACCGCAACCTCGAGAAACACGAGACGATCAAGCAGTTCGAGCTGGTCCACCTCGAGTGGACGCCGGAAAACGACATGCTCACCCCCTCGCTGAAGAAGAAGCGTCGCAACATCAAATCCGAGTTCGAGGACCAGGTGACGAAGATCTACGAAGGAGAACCGGCGACGGCGGACGATTAGGGGACGCGACCGGCGGGAGTGTCCCCGAACAGCCGAGCGGCGATAGTCGCGAGCCGGATCGGCCCCCATTTTCGATGCCCCTCGATCGAGTCTCGCTGCTCGCGGGTCGTCGCATTGCTCCTCCCCGCTCACGATACCGAGGGCTCGCTCCGCTCGCCCTCGCCTACCGCATCAACGCCGACAACACACGCGATTCGGCTTTCCTGAGGTGTTCGTCGACGGTCGAGGGCGCACACTCCAGCGAGTCGGCGATGTCCTCGTGTGTCGCCTCCCGGGGAATCTCGTAGTAGCCTTCCGAGATGGCCGTCTCGAACACCTCGTGCTGGCGTTCGGTGAGAATCGAGAGGATGTCCTCCCGATCGGGGGAGTACTGGCCGGCCTGTTCGACGGCGAAGCGGACGCCGTCGGGGGTCTCCTCCAGGGCCTTCCGGAGCATCTCGTGAGTGCCCACGATGGTCGTGCGGAGACCGCCCTGATCGGTGTACTTCAGCGGCGTGTCGATGATGAGGGCGTACTTCTGTGCCAGTGCCATCAGTCCCCCGGCGGGCTGGCCCGGCGGGACGTGGAGGTAGAGGTGGAACACGTCGTCCTGCACGTCGAGCACGTCCCACGCGAGCACCTGGTTCGACTCGTCGATGACCTCGGTCACCGACTCGGGATCACCGTAGATCCGGTAGAGGAGGACACCGGTCCCGTCGCCCAGCGAATTGACGTGCATCAGTGCGTCCCGCGTCACCCCCGGCTGCTCGGCGATCAACTTGTCCGCGGGATGGATCGCCCCGTCTTCCGGCGAGATTGTGAAATCGAAATACCTCATGTGAGAGTCTCGTTAGCGAACGAATGTCATCGTCCCTTTCGTACACGGCACATTATGTGTTTCGGCACACATCAGGGACCCGCGAAGCGCTTCCATCCCGACTATCGCCGACCTGTCACTCACAGGTTACCGTCACCGTTCGCGTTCGGGGTCCGTCGCACTCGACGAGCAGGATGGACTGCCAGGTGCCCAGGTCGAGTCGCCCGTCGACGACTGGCACCGTCACGTCCCGCCCGAGCAGCATGGATCGGAGGTGTGCGTCCGCGTTTCCGTCCAGTTCGTCGTGCTCCCAGCCCGTCTCCGGAACGATGTCTTCCAGTGCGGTCTCGATGTCACTCAGGAGACGCGGTTCGGCCTCGTTGACGCTGATCCCGGCCGTCGTGTGTTTGACGAAGACGGTGGCGGTGCCATCGGCGTCGTTCGGAACCTGATCTTCGACGCGCTCCGTCACGTCGACGGTCGTCACTCGCTCGTCGGTCGAAATCTCGAACTCGGCGTGCATAGTTGGGGCCACGGCCAACGGCCGCTTGAAACCCGGTGTCAGGCGCGCAGTCCCTCGAAGAACTCCCGGTCCTGCGATCGGACGTGGAACGCGGCCGACCCGGTCAGAACGAGCAGGTAGGTCGTGGCGACCGCCGGCGTCCCGATAGCGCCGAGCAGCGGCGTCCCGAGACTGGCGGCCAGCACGGTCCCGAAGCCG
This Halorientalis sp. IM1011 DNA region includes the following protein-coding sequences:
- a CDS encoding secondary thiamine-phosphate synthase enzyme YjbQ, with the translated sequence MHAEFEISTDERVTTVDVTERVEDQVPNDADGTATVFVKHTTAGISVNEAEPRLLSDIETALEDIVPETGWEHDELDGNADAHLRSMLLGRDVTVPVVDGRLDLGTWQSILLVECDGPRTRTVTVTCE
- a CDS encoding long-chain fatty acid--CoA ligase, whose protein sequence is MTPPDIEAIRETEQEYTDEVIEDNTIPEMFEDAVERYPDNEAQMYKGGIYSRSLTPEIIDEPEPGEYTSLSYEEMRGLVRRLAAGFRELGVEQDDRVGIMSNPRMEWALSDFGLLAAGGTVTTVYTESSPKQIKYLLNDPGATGVVVENEYLLDRIVKVQDELSLEFVVVIDELEKYEDVDQIHTLSEVYELGDQGFDEDEYWSWIEQQDMHDLASLIYTSGTTGKPKGVKLTHHNFRANINQLRKRTGPRPDKDDDVPSVSEGRTSISFLPLAHVFERTTGHFLMFACGATVGYAESTDTVSEDIQKIKPQGGSSVPRVYERIFDEMREQASGSDTKERIFEWAVDVARNYARTDSPGLGLKIKRSIANQLVFKQVKEELGGNIDFFVSGGGSLSEDLADLFKGMGIPIFEGYGLTEAAPVVSVNLPESLETGTLGPPLPDVEVKIDESQVADDQFEDVEGEIGELLVKGPNVTEGYWEMPEKTEEAFTADGWFKTGDIVERTENDYLTYHDRLKNLLVLDTGKNVAPEPIEDEFSTSSRVEQIMVMGDDEKFISALVVPNFDAIARWAQNRNIDLPNSKEEICEDERVREWVNEDVQLVNRNLEKHETIKQFELVHLEWTPENDMLTPSLKKKRRNIKSEFEDQVTKIYEGEPATADD
- a CDS encoding 3-hydroxyacyl-CoA dehydrogenase/enoyl-CoA hydratase family protein, translating into MQLEDIETVAVLGAGNMGHGIAEVAALAGYDVRLRDIKEEFVQSGYEDIEWSLQKLAEKDQLTDDEADAALDRVTPLVDMEEAVGDVDVIIEAVPEQMEIKEDVYAEVEEHAPDRTLFATNTSSLSITDLSEVTDREAQFCGMHFFNPPIRMDLVEVINGAHTDDETVDAIVDLAEDFGKTPVRVRKDSPGFIVNRILVPLMNEACWMLSEDVATVEEIDSTTKYHMGLPMGTFELADMTGIDISYHVLDYMNDVLGDEYEPAPIMQEKVEAEELGQKTGKGFYDYEDGDGADVPTDEYTEEVEERLNAALAKEIANLVGGDVAPPEDIDEAVMMGAGFPEGPTKTIDDYGVEKCLNKLEELYEETGAARYEPPEYLSEAAEQGGFNEGAGADEDTGPDFEVIAIERIDVDVPEGHNEKQVGHIKIDRPHRMNTISLDVLDELDQAREIFEEEEQVRAILITGEGDKAFSAGADVQSMATSADPLSAQELSVQGQSTFGGLEESPLPVVAGIDGFCLGGGMELSMCTDIRIASERSEFGQPELDLGLLPGWGGTQRLANVIGEGPAKEIIMTAERYDAEEMEDFGFLRDVVSKDDLFDEALELAEQLAQGPPVAQKMTKRAMLKGRDDTEAGLEVESQAFGHLIGTDDVMEGMTAFMGDGEPDFEGN
- a CDS encoding acyl-CoA dehydrogenase family protein, producing MDFELPEGIDQIRKEIRRFGENEIEPVANEYDREEKYPHEVMDKANEMGLLGASIPVEYGGAGYSILENMIIVEELFAIDPGIGFCIVASSFGTEAIQEFGTEEQKEEFLEPVAKGEKISGAAISEPHAGSDVSSISTRAEKDGDEYVINGNKMWISNGTVGDFFVVLCQTDPDADGRYNGFSQIIVEADRDGFEADKIKGKLGIRASDTAELIFDDVRVPEENLVGTEGMGFLQQMQFFDATRVGVAAQGVGIAKGAADAALDYAQEREQFGQPISEFQAIQHKLAEAYTDIEAARNLTYKAAWKVDQGEQVTKLASMAKEYGSRVAVDVANEAVQIHGGSGYVDDFPVERFYRDAKITQIYEGTTEIQKNIIARELLGKGMS
- a CDS encoding DNA-3-methyladenine glycosylase; translated protein: MTSPHDELSTDTYLGPLIEAHGRLRIEPAEDFFQRFVTSILRQQVSMASAAATRERLFDAVEVTPAGIRDADDDLLQDAGLSRQKTRYVNNVAWAFEQRGWSKAHFEGMDDDAVRAELTDVTGVGAWTADMQLIFSLGREDVFPVGDLGIRKGMTTLFDADLTRAEMVEESERWRPYRSYASLYLWRAEEDIAESVAEVVGEG
- the cysE gene encoding serine O-acetyltransferase, whose product is MFDRLDNIRKHVVEDVRTALAKDPAAKSALEVALLYPGLHAVWLYRIAHALWTGDHRLTARALSEVARFLTGVEIHPAATIGRRLFVDHGQGVVIGETAEIGDDVLIYHGVTLGGDSMRREKRHPTVEDCATLGANATLLGAITVGESATVGAGSVVTEDVPADATAKGVPAEIIERAAGDEAETPNPTADAESEPHWLADC
- a CDS encoding universal stress protein, which translates into the protein MYDTILVPIDGSDGANRATEHALELAERFGATLYSIFVVDTRLYGEPGLSSTELVIDEIEDTGHGYLKTLSERAEREGIEVVTRNCHGVPHQEIIAYADEVDADAIVMGFEGKTHSKGNIGSVVERVLRDASRPVFAV
- a CDS encoding helix-turn-helix domain-containing protein; protein product: MRYFDFTISPEDGAIHPADKLIAEQPGVTRDALMHVNSLGDGTGVLLYRIYGDPESVTEVIDESNQVLAWDVLDVQDDVFHLYLHVPPGQPAGGLMALAQKYALIIDTPLKYTDQGGLRTTIVGTHEMLRKALEETPDGVRFAVEQAGQYSPDREDILSILTERQHEVFETAISEGYYEIPREATHEDIADSLECAPSTVDEHLRKAESRVLSALMR